One window from the genome of Emys orbicularis isolate rEmyOrb1 chromosome 22, rEmyOrb1.hap1, whole genome shotgun sequence encodes:
- the RNF186 gene encoding E3 ubiquitin-protein ligase RNF186, which yields MEGSTGKLHIENESSSPGPSAADMDRLRSTKEETADINRLESTKEEAVDKDCPGSSSPSATELNNPDASKPAASEMNCPNSSKPPVTVMDSPDSCKVLVSEMDHQRSSKASMADMDCLICFNRYHIYRRPKLLACQHAFCEVCLKLILQNEDNTWMITCPLCRKPTVVFGGLIHTLLDKEDIVGRLESPCPNAEIHLSAEGLHGTGGTQSSHATVCENQDIPSINQTAVQRLVLLLLLVVILIILVLPFVYTGLIKWVLCLVLILGLIMSLVLCCNPNFNCSSLGISIPFFHKKESHVISIA from the coding sequence ATGGAGGGATCAACTGGCAAGCTACACATCGAAAATGAATCAAGTTCTCCTGGACCATCAGCTGCAGACATGGACAGACTGAGGTCCACTAAAGAAGAAACTGCAGACATTAACAGACTGGAGTCCACTAAAGAAGAAGCTGTAGACAAGGATTGTCCAGGCTCCTCTTCACCATCAGCCACAGAACTGAACAATCCAGATGCCTCTAAACCAGCAGCTTCAGAAATGAACTGTCCAAACTCAAGTAAGCCTCCAGTGACAGTAATGGACTCTCCTGACTCCTGTAAAGTATTAGTTTCAGAAATGGACCACCAACGTTCATCCAAAGCATCAATGGCAGATATGGACTGCCTCATCTGCTTCAACAGGTATCACATTTACAGGAGACCTAAGCTCCTGGCTTGCCAACATGCCTTCTGTGAAGTCTGCCTCAAGCTCATCCTTCAGAACGAGGACAATACCTGGATGATCACCTGCCCTCTGTGCAGAAAACCCACTGTTGTGTTTGGAGGGCTTATCCACACCCTTCTTGATAAAGAAGATATCGTAGGCCGTTTGGAAAGCCCTTGTCCAAATGCTGAGATACACCTCTCTGCTGAAGGGCTACATGGCACTGGTGGTACTCAATCCAGCCATGCCACTGTCTGTGAAAACCAGGACATTCCCAGTATCAATCAAACAGCTGTCCAAAGACTTGTGTTGCTCTTGCTGCTTGTGGTGATCCTGATCATCCTCGTACTCCCATTTGTGTACACTGGACTGATTAAATGGGTCCTCTGCCTTGTGCTTATATTGGGGTTGATCATGTCTTTGGTGCTTTGCTGCAACCCTAACTTCAATTGCAGCTCTTTGGGGATTTCAATTCCCTTCTTCCACAAGAAAGAGAGCCACGTTATATCCATTGCCTGA